One stretch of Jiangella gansuensis DSM 44835 DNA includes these proteins:
- a CDS encoding NUDIX hydrolase, with product MTAPSRPSGAPSSVAGEHAAAVATLSSWTPPSPPQERLRQQYLDVLAASPDAVWRTCVPAHLTGSALIVDPERARVLLLLHAKAGLWLQAGGHCEPGDGSLAGTALREATEESGIDGLRLGAAGQPIKLDRHPAPCRPGVVEDHLDVQFVALAEADAVPALSEESHDLGWFGYDDLPSPLGDGVVELIAAARAAL from the coding sequence CCAGTTCCGTCGCGGGCGAGCACGCCGCCGCCGTCGCGACCCTCTCGTCCTGGACGCCGCCGTCGCCGCCCCAGGAACGGCTGCGGCAGCAGTATCTCGACGTCCTCGCAGCTTCCCCCGACGCGGTGTGGCGCACGTGTGTGCCGGCGCATCTCACCGGCAGTGCGCTGATCGTCGACCCGGAGCGGGCGCGGGTGCTGTTGCTGCTGCACGCCAAGGCCGGGTTGTGGCTGCAGGCCGGTGGGCATTGCGAGCCCGGCGACGGATCACTGGCCGGCACCGCGCTGCGCGAGGCGACCGAAGAGAGCGGCATCGACGGGCTGAGGCTGGGCGCCGCGGGTCAACCGATCAAGCTGGACCGGCATCCCGCGCCGTGCCGGCCGGGCGTGGTGGAGGACCACCTCGACGTGCAGTTCGTGGCGCTGGCCGAGGCGGACGCCGTGCCGGCGCTCAGCGAGGAATCGCACGACCTCGGTTGGTTCGGCTACGACGACCTGCCGTCTCCCCTGGGCGACGGCGTGGTGGAGCTGATCGCGGCCGCCCGGGCGGCTCTGTGA
- a CDS encoding DUF5679 domain-containing protein codes for MDTYTGEFYCVKCKEKREATGDVVVNDKGTRMAKATCPVCSTNLNRILGKA; via the coding sequence ATGGACACCTACACCGGCGAGTTCTACTGCGTGAAGTGCAAGGAGAAGCGCGAGGCCACCGGCGACGTCGTCGTCAACGACAAGGGCACCCGGATGGCGAAAGCCACCTGCCCGGTCTGTTCGACCAACCTCAACCGCATCCTCGGCAAGGCCTGA
- a CDS encoding mycoredoxin, giving the protein MSGFTMYSTAWCGYCHRLKSALNREGITFDVVDIEADPASADLVMSLNGGNAVVPTLVFADGSSLTNPSPAEVKAKLAAA; this is encoded by the coding sequence ATGTCGGGGTTCACCATGTACAGCACTGCCTGGTGCGGCTACTGCCATCGGCTCAAGAGCGCCCTGAACCGCGAGGGCATCACGTTCGACGTGGTCGACATCGAAGCCGACCCGGCCTCGGCCGACCTCGTCATGAGCCTCAACGGCGGCAACGCCGTCGTGCCCACGCTGGTGTTCGCCGACGGCAGCTCCCTCACGAACCCCAGCCCGGCCGAAGTGAAGGCCAAGCTGGCCGCCGCCTGA
- a CDS encoding ABC1 kinase family protein translates to MSDPPRNSVNRAFKLATLPIGLAGRATMGLGRRLSGTSAQDVTADVQQRTAEHIFRVLGELKGGAMKFGQTLSVIEAGIPEELAAPFRATLTKLQEAAPPMKAATVHGVLAADLGADWREQFRSFDDAPAAAASIGQVHKAVWHDGREVAVKIQYPGAGDALRSDLRQVARLGRSIGALVPGMDAKALVEELHDRMVEELDYRMEADAQDGFALAYADDPEFAVPQLIEGTEHVLISEWLDGRPLSQIIADGTQEERDHAGLLYVRFLFSGPARAGLLHADPHPGNYRITPDGRLGVLDYGAVARLPEGLPPSVGQLMRRALDGAADEMLDGLRDEGFIKPHIDIEADALYDYLAPFLEPATTDTFHFSRPWMREQFARINDPRRPGYSIGLKLNLPPSYLLIHRVWIGGIGVLSQLDCEAPFRAELERWLPGFAD, encoded by the coding sequence GTGAGCGATCCGCCTCGCAACTCGGTCAACCGGGCCTTCAAGCTCGCCACCCTGCCCATCGGGCTGGCGGGCCGCGCCACCATGGGCCTGGGCCGGCGGCTGAGCGGCACGTCCGCGCAGGACGTGACGGCCGACGTGCAGCAGCGCACCGCCGAGCACATCTTCCGCGTGCTCGGCGAGCTCAAGGGCGGCGCCATGAAGTTCGGGCAGACGCTTTCGGTCATCGAGGCGGGCATCCCCGAGGAACTGGCGGCGCCATTCCGGGCCACCCTCACGAAACTGCAGGAAGCCGCGCCGCCGATGAAAGCGGCCACCGTGCACGGGGTGCTCGCCGCCGATCTCGGCGCCGACTGGCGCGAGCAGTTCCGTTCCTTCGACGACGCCCCGGCCGCGGCCGCGTCGATCGGCCAGGTGCACAAGGCGGTGTGGCACGACGGCCGTGAGGTCGCGGTCAAGATCCAGTACCCAGGCGCGGGCGACGCGCTGCGGTCCGACCTACGCCAGGTCGCCCGGCTGGGCCGCTCGATCGGCGCGCTGGTACCGGGGATGGATGCGAAGGCCCTGGTGGAGGAGCTGCACGACCGCATGGTCGAGGAGCTCGACTACCGCATGGAGGCCGACGCACAGGACGGGTTCGCGCTGGCCTACGCCGACGACCCGGAGTTCGCGGTGCCCCAGCTCATCGAGGGCACCGAACACGTGCTGATCTCGGAATGGCTCGACGGTCGGCCGCTGTCGCAGATCATCGCCGACGGCACCCAGGAGGAACGCGACCACGCCGGGCTGCTGTACGTTCGGTTCCTCTTCTCCGGCCCGGCGCGGGCCGGGCTCCTTCATGCCGACCCGCACCCGGGCAACTACCGCATCACTCCCGACGGCCGGCTCGGGGTCCTCGACTACGGCGCGGTGGCCCGGTTGCCGGAAGGGCTGCCGCCGTCAGTCGGCCAACTGATGCGGCGCGCTCTCGACGGTGCCGCCGACGAGATGCTGGACGGGCTGCGCGACGAAGGCTTCATCAAGCCGCACATCGACATCGAGGCCGACGCGCTCTACGACTACCTGGCGCCGTTCCTGGAGCCGGCCACCACCGACACGTTCCATTTCAGCCGGCCGTGGATGCGTGAGCAGTTCGCCCGTATCAACGACCCCCGCCGGCCCGGGTACTCCATCGGGCTCAAGCTGAACCTGCCGCCGTCGTACCTGCTGATCCACCGGGTGTGGATCGGCGGCATCGGGGTGCTGTCCCAGCTGGACTGCGAGGCGCCGTTCCGGGCCGAGCTGGAGCGCTGGCTGCCCGGCTTCGCCGATTGA
- a CDS encoding WhiB family transcriptional regulator — protein MMLTSVLDQLDTAEESIPCRKDPELWFAESPADVEHAKELCRECPVRAQCLAGAMDRGEPWGVWGGELFVSGTVVARKRPRGRPRKSELVA, from the coding sequence ATGATGCTGACCAGCGTTCTCGACCAGCTCGACACCGCCGAGGAGTCCATCCCCTGTCGGAAGGACCCGGAGCTGTGGTTCGCCGAATCGCCGGCTGACGTCGAACATGCCAAGGAGCTCTGCCGCGAGTGCCCGGTGCGGGCTCAGTGCCTGGCCGGCGCCATGGACCGTGGTGAGCCCTGGGGGGTGTGGGGCGGAGAGCTGTTCGTGTCCGGCACCGTCGTGGCGCGCAAGCGTCCCCGCGGCCGGCCCCGCAAGTCCGAACTGGTGGCCTGA
- a CDS encoding M48 family metallopeptidase: MEASDVEIRRSLRRRRTVTAFRENGRVVVCLPSRLSKAEERRWVQVMLDRLAAQERRRRPSDDELLSRARELSRRYLDGRATPSSVRWSSAQRARWGSCTPSDGSIRLSDRLRGLPTWVTDYVLVHELAHLLVSDHGPAFWDLVGRYPRTERARGFLDGYSHAAGRPSDSDGDTDDESDVDSVADDLVTGETGAAD; the protein is encoded by the coding sequence ATGGAGGCATCTGACGTCGAGATTCGGCGTTCGCTGCGGCGTCGCCGCACGGTGACGGCGTTCCGCGAGAACGGCCGCGTCGTCGTGTGTCTGCCATCTCGGCTCAGCAAGGCCGAGGAACGTCGCTGGGTTCAGGTCATGCTCGACCGGCTGGCAGCGCAGGAACGCCGCCGCCGGCCCAGCGACGACGAGCTCCTCAGCCGGGCACGGGAGCTGTCCCGCCGCTACCTGGACGGTCGCGCCACGCCATCCAGTGTCCGGTGGAGTTCGGCGCAGCGGGCGCGCTGGGGGTCCTGTACACCCAGCGACGGCTCCATCCGGCTGTCCGACCGGCTACGCGGCCTGCCGACCTGGGTCACCGACTACGTGCTCGTTCACGAGCTGGCGCATCTGCTGGTCAGCGACCACGGCCCGGCCTTCTGGGACCTCGTGGGGCGGTACCCGCGCACCGAGCGGGCGCGCGGCTTCCTCGACGGGTACAGCCACGCCGCCGGTCGGCCCAGCGACTCAGACGGCGACACCGACGACGAATCCGACGTCGATTCCGTCGCGGACGACCTCGTCACCGGCGAAACCGGCGCGGCCGACTGA
- a CDS encoding ATP-dependent DNA helicase UvrD2, translated as MRAPDVLAGLDPEQRAVATALSGPVCVIAGAGTGKTRAITHRIAHGVLTGAFDPRRTLAVTFTTRAAGEMRGRLRTLGVDGVQARTFHSAALRQARYFWPQITGAELPEISQSKLPLVGSAAARCRVPTDRTILRDLASEIEWAKVSNVRAESYIEAARVAHREVGGIDPENVAKVYAAYEDLKTDRNVLDMEDILLAAVGLLAGQPGVAEAIRAQYHHFVVDEYQDVSPVQQRLLELWLGDRDDVCVVGDPAQTIYSFAGAQPDYLVDFPKRHTDATVVRLFRDYRSTPQVVDVANAVLRGGSTARAGVVLEAQRPPGPKPSYVEHADELAEAAWVADQIAKLVANGTQQREIAVLFRVNAQSEAYEQALADAGIAYVVRGAERFFDRPEVRQAAMLLRAAARSADSAPDAPDAAAATAAVLSSAGWSHSPPAGGGAVRERWESLAAVVSLAGDVVAGRPDATLADVVTELEARATAQHAPVADGVTLASLHSAKGLEWDAVFVVGCHEGTLPLSYAETPAQIEEERRLLYVGVTRAREHLSISWSLARQPGGRGNRRPSRFLDGVRPGGMARADRRGERGAQAGGRGRRTSAPARCRVCGATLVEAVDRKLGRCGSCPSSMDEALFERLRTWRLERAQEQKVPAYVVFTDATLTAIAEARPGDTTALAAIPGVGSTKLERYGEDVLDLCRDVEGE; from the coding sequence ATGCGCGCACCCGACGTCCTCGCCGGTCTCGACCCAGAGCAGCGAGCGGTCGCCACCGCGCTGAGCGGCCCGGTCTGCGTCATCGCCGGTGCGGGCACCGGGAAGACCCGCGCCATCACACACCGCATCGCGCACGGCGTGCTGACCGGCGCGTTCGATCCTCGCCGCACGCTCGCCGTCACGTTCACCACCCGTGCCGCGGGTGAGATGCGCGGCCGGCTGCGCACGCTCGGCGTGGACGGCGTCCAGGCGCGCACGTTCCATTCCGCGGCGCTGCGGCAGGCACGGTACTTCTGGCCGCAGATCACCGGCGCCGAGCTGCCCGAGATCTCCCAGAGCAAGCTGCCGCTGGTGGGCTCCGCCGCGGCGCGTTGCCGGGTGCCCACCGACCGGACCATCCTGCGCGACCTCGCGTCCGAGATCGAGTGGGCCAAGGTGAGCAACGTCAGGGCCGAGTCGTACATCGAGGCCGCCCGGGTGGCGCACCGCGAGGTCGGCGGTATCGACCCCGAGAACGTCGCCAAGGTCTACGCCGCGTACGAGGACCTCAAGACCGACCGCAACGTCCTCGACATGGAAGACATCCTGCTCGCGGCGGTCGGGCTGCTCGCCGGGCAGCCGGGGGTGGCCGAGGCCATCCGGGCGCAGTACCACCATTTCGTCGTCGACGAGTACCAGGACGTCTCGCCGGTCCAGCAGCGGCTGCTGGAGCTGTGGCTCGGCGACCGTGACGACGTGTGCGTCGTCGGCGACCCGGCGCAGACCATCTACTCCTTCGCCGGCGCCCAGCCCGACTACCTCGTCGACTTCCCGAAACGGCACACCGACGCCACGGTCGTGCGGCTGTTCCGCGACTACCGTTCCACGCCCCAGGTCGTCGACGTCGCCAACGCGGTTCTGCGCGGCGGCAGCACCGCGCGTGCCGGCGTCGTCCTCGAGGCACAGCGCCCGCCCGGCCCCAAGCCGTCGTACGTCGAGCACGCCGACGAGCTCGCCGAGGCGGCCTGGGTGGCCGACCAGATCGCGAAGCTGGTCGCCAACGGCACCCAGCAACGCGAGATCGCGGTGCTGTTCCGGGTGAACGCCCAGTCCGAGGCGTACGAACAGGCGCTCGCCGACGCCGGCATCGCCTACGTCGTGCGAGGCGCCGAACGGTTCTTCGACCGGCCCGAGGTCCGCCAGGCGGCCATGCTGTTGCGTGCGGCCGCCCGGTCGGCCGACAGCGCGCCGGACGCACCGGATGCCGCGGCGGCGACGGCGGCCGTGCTCAGTTCGGCGGGCTGGTCGCACTCGCCACCGGCCGGCGGCGGCGCGGTCCGGGAGCGCTGGGAGTCGCTGGCTGCCGTCGTCTCGCTCGCCGGCGACGTGGTGGCCGGCCGGCCCGATGCCACGCTTGCCGACGTCGTCACCGAGCTCGAGGCCCGGGCGACCGCGCAGCATGCCCCCGTCGCCGACGGCGTCACGCTCGCGTCGCTGCACTCGGCGAAGGGTCTGGAGTGGGACGCGGTGTTCGTCGTCGGCTGCCACGAAGGCACCTTGCCGCTCAGCTACGCCGAGACCCCCGCGCAGATCGAGGAGGAACGCCGGCTGCTCTACGTCGGCGTCACCCGGGCTCGTGAGCACCTGTCCATCTCGTGGTCGCTGGCGCGGCAGCCGGGAGGCCGTGGCAACCGCCGGCCGAGCCGGTTTCTGGACGGGGTCCGTCCAGGCGGCATGGCTCGCGCCGACCGCCGCGGCGAGCGCGGCGCCCAGGCCGGTGGACGGGGCCGGCGCACGAGCGCACCAGCTCGGTGCCGGGTGTGCGGCGCGACCCTGGTCGAGGCGGTCGACCGGAAGCTCGGCCGGTGCGGAAGCTGCCCGTCGTCCATGGACGAGGCGCTGTTCGAGCGGTTGCGCACCTGGCGGTTGGAGCGGGCGCAGGAGCAGAAGGTCCCTGCGTATGTCGTGTTCACCGATGCCACGCTGACCGCCATCGCCGAAGCGCGGCCCGGGGACACCACCGCACTGGCCGCCATCCCCGGCGTCGGCAGCACCAAGCTCGAACGCTACGGTGAGGACGTGCTCGATCTGTGTCGCGATGTTGAGGGTGAATGA